Proteins from one Juglans microcarpa x Juglans regia isolate MS1-56 chromosome 1S, Jm3101_v1.0, whole genome shotgun sequence genomic window:
- the LOC121246789 gene encoding LOW QUALITY PROTEIN: DUF21 domain-containing protein At4g14240-like (The sequence of the model RefSeq protein was modified relative to this genomic sequence to represent the inferred CDS: inserted 1 base in 1 codon) yields MHLLNAVMATRMLTRNFESEVGDSGISFGSVWWFVYAGISCFLVLFAGIMSGLTLGLMSLSLVDLEILQRSGTSIEKKQAAAILPVVQKQHQLLVTLLLCNAVAMEALPIYLDKLFNQYIAIVLSVTFVLAFGEVIPQAICTRYGLAVGPILYXLVRFLMIICYPIAYPIGKVLDWVLGHNEALFRRAQLKALVSIHGKEAGKGGELTHDETTIISGALDLTEKTAEEAMTPIESTFSLDVNSKLDWEAMGKILARGHSRVPVYSGNPKNIIGLLLVKSLLTVRPETETPVSAVSIRRIPRVPADMPLYDILNEFQKGSSHMAAVVKAKGKGKTLPPTLDGEKPEENKGTDENSQLTTPLLSKQDEKSDTVVVVDIDMPPRPINMIRPPSLQRNDAARNGLSHLSEDIEDGEVIGIITLEDVFEELLQEEIVDETDEYVDVHNRIRVAAAAAASSVARAPSIRRLTGHKGAGGQGKQGQTPKKESN; encoded by the exons ATGCACTTGCTAAATGCCGTCATGGCGACTCGGATGCTGACTCGGAACTTCGAATCGGAGGTCGGCGATAGCGGCATATCGTTCGGATCGGTCTGGTGGTTCGTGTACGCTGGGATATCGTGCTTCCTGGTCCTCTTCGCAGGGATCATGTCCGGCCTTACCCTTGGCCTCATGTCCCTCAGCCTTGTGGACCTCGAGATCCTCCAGCGTAGTGGCACATCCATCGAGAAAAAGCAAGCAG CTGCTATACTTCCAGTGGTGCAGAAGCAGCACCAGCTTCTCGTGACTTTGCTTTTATGTAATGCCGTTGCCATGGAG GCCCTTCCTATTTATCTGGATAAACTCTTCAATCAGTACATCGCAATTGTCCTCTCTGTAACTTTTGTTCTGGCTTTTGGGGAG GTTATTCCACAGGCAATATGCACAAGATATGGACTTGCTGTAGGGCCAATTTTGT GGCTTGTgagatttttaatgataatttgCTATCCAATAGCTTATCCTATTGGAAAG GTTCTGGACTGGGTACTGGGACATAATGAAGCATTATTTAGACGGGCTCAGCTAAAAGCTCTTGTCTCCATCCACGGAAAGGAG GCTGGGAAGGGAGGTGAACTTACACATGATGAGACAACCATTATTAGTGGAGCATTAGATTTGACCGAAAAG ACTGCTGAAGAGGCTATGACACCAATTGAATCAACCTTTTCTTTAGATGTCAACTCAAAGTTGGACTG GGAAGCAATGGGAAAAATTCTTGCGCGGGGTCACAGTCGAGTTCCTGTCTACTCTGGGAATCCCAAGAATATAATTGGACTTCTTCTG GTAAAAAGTCTACTCACTGTACGACCTGAAACAGAGACCCCTGTCAGTGCTGTTTCCATCCGCAGAATTCCACG GGTTCCTGCAGATATGCCTCTATATGATATATTGAATGAGTTTCAAAAGGGTAGCAGTCATATGGCAGCTGTGGTGAAGGCTAAGGGGAAAGGCAAGACTCTTCCTCCAACTCTTGATGGAGAAAAACCCGAAGAGAACAAAGGCACTGATGAGAACTCTCAATTGACTACTCCTTTGCTATCAAAACAGGATGAAAAGTCAGATACTGTTGTTGTCGTTGACATTGACATGCCTCCAAGGCCTATTAATATGATTAGGCCACCTTCTTTACAACGTAATGATGCGGCAAGAAATGGTTTGTCTCATTTGTCAGAGGATATTGAAGATGGTGAAGTCATTGGCATCATCACTCTGGAAGATGTATTTGAAGAACTACTGCAG GAAGAGATTGTGGATGAGACAGATGAATATGTTGATGTGCACAATAG AATCCGTGTGGCTGCAGCTGCTGCTGCTTCATCAGTGGCACGAGCTCCATCAATTCGGAGGCTAACGGGGCATAAGGGAGCG GGAGGCCAAGGCAAGCAAGGGCAAACCCCAAAGAAGGAAAGCAACTGA
- the LOC121246790 gene encoding serine incorporator 3, with protein sequence MSCLASCCVASTCGLCTSVASGISKRSARLAYCGLFGLSLIVSWILREVAAPLLEKIPWINSSGTHTKEWFQIQAVLRVSMGNFLFFAIFALIMIGIKDQNDRRDSWHHGGWIAKMVIWLLLVVLMFFIPNVVISIYGTISKFGAGLFLLVQVIILLDCTHSWNDAWVEKDEQKWYIALLAVSVGCYIAAFAFSGILFIWFNPSGNDCGLNVFFIVMTMILAFVFAVIALHPAVNGSLLPASVISLYCAYVCYTGLASEPRDYACNGLNNKSKAVTASTLILGMLTTILSVLYSAVRAGSSTTFLSPPSSPKSVVKKPLLEAEEMEEGKEKSKETEARPVSYSYAFFHVIFALASMYSAMLLSGWTNSSESSDLIDVGWTSVWVRICTEWVTAVLYIWSLVAPMLCPDREFF encoded by the exons ATGTCGTGCTTGGCGTCTTGCTGTGTAGCTTCGACCTGCGGTCTATGCACCTCTGTGGCATCAGGGATCTCCAAACGCTCGGCCAGACTTGCTTACTGCGGTCTATTTGGTTTATCGTTAATTGTTTCCTGGATTCTCCGGGAAGTCGCAGCTCCTCTCTTGGAGAAAATCCCAT GGATAAACAGTTCTGGTACCCACACAAAGGAATGGTTTCAAATACAAGCAGTTCTTCGTGTGAGCATGGGGAATTTCTtgttttttgcaatttttgccCTTATAATGATTGGGATAAAGGACCAAAATGACAGACGTGATTCATGGCACCATGGTGGATGGATTGCAAAGATGGTGATCTGGCTTTTGCTTGTAGTCCTTATGTTTTTCATTCCTAATGTTGTCATTTCCATCTATG GAACGATATCAAAATTTGGGGCAGGGTTATTTTTATTGGTTCAAGTAATTATCTTACTAGACTGTACGCACTCATGGAATGACGCATGGGTTGAAAAAGATGAGCAGAAGTG GTATATTGCTTTACTTGCTGTGTCAGTTGGATGCTATATTGCAGCATTTGCGTTCTCAGGAATTTTGTTCATTTGGTTCAACCCATCTGGCAATGATTGCGGCCTCAATGTCTTTTTCATTGTCATGACCATGATTTTGGCGTTTGTGTTTGCAGTTATTGCATTGCATCCTGCG GTGAATGGAAGCCTTCTGCCTGCTTCTGTGATATCTCTCTATTGTGCTTATGTGTGCTACACCGGTCTCGCCAGTGAACCTCGTGACTATGCATGCAATGGTCTGAATAACAAATCCAAAGCAGTTACCGCAAGTACTCTTATTCTTGGGATGCTCACGACTATTCTGTCTGTTCTTTACTCTGCTGTTCGTGCTGGATCTTCAACAACATTTTTGTCACCACCATCTTCTCCCAAGTCAG TTGTGAAGAAACCTCTTCTCGAAGCGGAGGAGATggaagaaggaaaggaaaagagcaAGGAGACAGAAGCGCGTCCAGTTAGTTATTCTTATGCGTTCTTCCATGTGATATTTGCTTTGGCTAGCATGTATTCGGCTATGCTTCTTTCTGGATGGACCAACTCATCTGAGAGCTCAGACCTCATAGATGTTGGCTGGACATCAGTTTGGGTTCGGATCTGCACAGAGTGGGTGACTGCGGTACTATATATCTGGTCTCTTGTGGCTCCTATGCTTTGCCCCGATCGTGAGTTCTTTTAA